Proteins encoded within one genomic window of Thermococcus celer Vu 13 = JCM 8558:
- a CDS encoding RNA-guided endonuclease InsQ/TnpB family protein, producing MPNETIKLTAKFKLKNPPNGLDNLIQTYREIVNTLITHAHENNITSFYRLKKETYKSLRKEYPELPSHYLYTACQMATAIYKSYRKRNKKGKAKGKPAFKKEVIMLDDHLFKLDLDRKIIKLSTPNGRISLEFYPAKYHEKFRGWKVGQAWLVKTPKGVFVNVVFSTEVEAQEPKSFVGVDLNENNVTLSLPNGEFVQIITHEREVRTGYYVKRRRIQRKLKAGKKRKKLLEKYGEREKNRLNDLYHKVANKIVELAEEYGGIALEDLTNIRESIRYSAEMNGRLHRWSFRKLQSIIEYKAKLRGVSVVFVDPAYTSSRCPVCGGKLSPNGYRGVKCECGFEADRDVVGSWNIRLRALKMWGVSVPPESHSMKMGGWKVGRNDVYKSYG from the coding sequence ATGCCGAATGAAACGATAAAACTCACCGCAAAATTCAAGCTCAAAAACCCTCCAAACGGGTTAGACAACCTCATCCAAACTTACCGTGAAATAGTGAACACCCTCATCACCCACGCTCACGAGAACAACATCACAAGCTTCTACCGGCTGAAAAAAGAAACGTACAAAAGCCTTCGCAAAGAGTATCCGGAACTACCAAGCCACTACCTCTACACGGCCTGCCAGATGGCGACGGCAATCTACAAGAGTTACCGCAAAAGAAACAAAAAGGGAAAAGCAAAGGGAAAGCCAGCCTTCAAGAAAGAAGTCATAATGCTCGATGATCATCTCTTCAAACTCGACCTCGACAGAAAAATAATAAAACTCTCCACTCCTAACGGGAGGATTTCCCTCGAGTTCTATCCCGCAAAGTACCACGAAAAGTTCAGGGGCTGGAAGGTTGGGCAGGCCTGGTTGGTTAAAACCCCAAAAGGCGTCTTCGTGAACGTTGTCTTTTCCACGGAAGTTGAAGCTCAGGAACCAAAATCCTTCGTCGGCGTTGACCTGAACGAGAACAATGTAACCTTAAGCCTTCCAAATGGTGAGTTCGTGCAAATCATCACTCACGAGCGGGAAGTCAGGACGGGTTATTACGTGAAGAGGAGGAGGATTCAGAGGAAGCTGAAGGCTGGAAAGAAACGGAAGAAACTCCTTGAGAAGTATGGGGAAAGAGAAAAGAACCGGCTGAATGACCTTTATCACAAGGTGGCTAATAAGATCGTCGAGCTGGCGGAAGAATACGGTGGGATAGCTTTGGAGGACTTGACGAACATTCGGGAGTCAATAAGGTACTCTGCCGAGATGAACGGGAGGCTTCACCGCTGGAGTTTTCGAAAGTTGCAGTCGATCATCGAGTACAAGGCGAAGTTGAGGGGTGTGAGTGTTGTTTTTGTTGATCCGGCTTATACTTCTTCCCGGTGCCCGGTATGTGGGGGGAAGTTAAGCCCGAATGGGTACCGGGGGGTGAAGTGTGAGTGTGGTTTTGAGGCGGATAGGGACGTTGTTGGGAGCTGGAACATCCGCTTGAGAGCCTTGAAGATGTGGGGAGTTTCCGTTCCCCCCGAAAGCCACTCGATGAAGATGGGAGGGTGGAAGGTTGGCCGTAACGATGTTTACAAAAGTTACGGCTAA
- the eno gene encoding phosphopyruvate hydratase: MENPFEITGVVAREILDSRGNPTVEVEVYTPVSMGRAAVPSGASTGTHEALELRDGGRRYHGKGVRRAVENVNKIIAPEIVGMDVTWQRDIDTLMLELDGTENKSNLGANAILGVSLAVAKAAANALGLPLYQYIGGTNAYIMPVPMSNVINGGVHAGNELDFQEFMIMPVGADSFREGIRWVSETYHVLKGVIAEKYGKDAVNVGDEGGFAPPLKEPHEPLELLTQAIEEAGYKPGDEIAFAMDPASSEFFHPDIGKYVVNGREYDRGELLELYKELVSSYPVVSIEDPFHEEDWEGFVMITKELGSKIQIVGDDIFVTNPKRIRKAIEMGAANALLLKVNQIGTLSEAIDAAYTAYRAGYGVVVSHRSGETEDSTIADLAVALNAGQIKTGAPARSDRNAKYNQLIRIEEELEGIARYPGRKFRNPFL, translated from the coding sequence ATGGAGAACCCCTTTGAGATAACAGGAGTCGTTGCAAGGGAGATACTCGACAGCAGGGGGAACCCGACGGTCGAGGTTGAGGTTTACACGCCGGTAAGCATGGGAAGGGCCGCCGTTCCCAGCGGGGCCTCAACCGGAACGCACGAGGCCCTCGAGCTCCGCGACGGTGGAAGGCGCTACCACGGGAAGGGCGTCAGAAGGGCCGTTGAGAACGTCAACAAGATAATAGCGCCGGAGATCGTTGGAATGGACGTCACCTGGCAGAGGGACATCGATACCCTCATGCTCGAACTCGACGGCACCGAGAACAAGAGCAACCTCGGGGCCAACGCCATCCTCGGCGTTTCCCTCGCGGTCGCCAAGGCCGCCGCGAACGCCCTCGGCCTTCCGCTCTACCAGTACATCGGGGGGACAAACGCCTACATTATGCCCGTTCCGATGAGCAACGTCATCAACGGTGGTGTCCACGCGGGCAACGAGCTCGACTTCCAGGAGTTTATGATAATGCCCGTCGGGGCCGACTCCTTCAGGGAGGGCATAAGGTGGGTCTCCGAGACCTACCACGTCCTCAAGGGCGTCATAGCCGAGAAGTACGGGAAGGACGCCGTCAACGTCGGTGACGAGGGCGGTTTCGCCCCGCCGCTGAAGGAGCCCCACGAGCCGCTTGAGCTCCTCACACAGGCCATCGAGGAAGCCGGCTACAAGCCGGGCGACGAGATAGCCTTCGCCATGGACCCCGCCTCGAGCGAGTTCTTCCACCCCGACATCGGCAAGTACGTCGTCAACGGCAGGGAGTACGACCGCGGAGAACTCCTCGAGCTTTACAAGGAGCTCGTCTCGAGCTACCCGGTGGTCTCGATAGAGGACCCCTTCCACGAGGAGGACTGGGAAGGCTTCGTCATGATAACGAAGGAACTGGGGAGCAAGATACAGATAGTCGGCGACGACATCTTCGTCACCAACCCGAAGAGGATAAGGAAGGCCATCGAGATGGGTGCCGCCAACGCGCTCCTCCTCAAGGTGAACCAGATCGGAACGCTGAGCGAGGCCATTGACGCCGCCTACACCGCCTACAGGGCGGGCTACGGTGTGGTGGTCTCCCACAGGAGCGGAGAAACGGAGGATTCCACGATAGCCGACCTGGCGGTGGCCCTCAACGCCGGTCAGATAAAGACCGGTGCCCCCGCGAGGAGCGACAGGAACGCCAAGTACAACCAGCTCATCAGGATAGAGGAGGAGCTCGAGGGTATCGCCCGTTATCCGGGCAGGAAGTTCCGCAACCCCTTCCTCTGA
- a CDS encoding radical SAM protein: MTDRKKLKIYIPGVKFPSISLTGNYCALNCAHCGRHYLEGMRKPTRRELLDYCLDLEREGYNGCLLSGGMDARLKVPLDKYADEIREIKERTNLKLNAHVGFIDEKDLEWVRYVDAVSLDFVADDDVIRRVYRINKTVDDYLKVLDLLTEAGIRVAPHVTIGLDFGRIHWEYRAIDLLVKYPIDVLVLDVLIPTKGTEMDNVPKPGVEESLDVVRYARDRFDGEISVGCMRPLGRWRLDFDRGAVLAGVDRLTNPPRKVIEWAKTIRDVEVIYECCVM; the protein is encoded by the coding sequence ATGACAGACAGGAAAAAACTAAAGATCTACATCCCCGGCGTCAAATTCCCCTCAATCTCGCTCACCGGGAACTACTGCGCCCTCAACTGCGCCCACTGCGGGCGGCACTACCTCGAGGGCATGAGGAAACCGACGCGGAGGGAGCTCCTCGACTACTGTCTTGACCTCGAGAGGGAGGGCTACAACGGCTGCCTGCTGAGCGGCGGTATGGACGCCCGGTTGAAGGTTCCACTGGATAAGTACGCGGACGAGATCAGGGAGATAAAGGAGAGGACCAACCTGAAGCTCAACGCCCACGTTGGTTTCATAGACGAGAAGGATCTGGAGTGGGTCAGGTACGTCGACGCGGTTTCCCTCGACTTCGTGGCGGACGATGATGTCATAAGGCGCGTTTACAGGATAAACAAGACCGTTGACGATTACCTCAAAGTCCTCGACCTCCTGACTGAAGCGGGGATTAGGGTTGCGCCGCACGTAACGATAGGCCTCGACTTCGGGAGGATCCACTGGGAGTACAGGGCGATAGATCTACTCGTGAAGTACCCGATTGACGTCCTCGTCCTCGACGTCCTCATCCCGACGAAGGGGACGGAGATGGATAACGTTCCAAAGCCGGGCGTTGAGGAGAGCCTCGACGTCGTGAGGTACGCGAGGGATCGCTTCGACGGGGAAATAAGCGTGGGATGCATGCGGCCGCTGGGGAGATGGCGCCTCGACTTCGACAGGGGTGCCGTCTTGGCCGGCGTCGACAGGCTCACGAACCCGCCGAGGAAGGTCATCGAGTGGGCCAAAACCATCAGGGACGTTGAGGTAATCTACGAGTGCTGCGTGATGTGA
- a CDS encoding metal-dependent hydrolase, which produces MPNYDAHVLSGIVSYPLAVFLAFALRDHLGVPFVLSTTAMLVGYALYVLGADLPDMDHPNALIHRGTKPIVAVATGSAVFVRALGSVNLGSESLNVTAAWGMAVLAAVIAWYGFTAIMPKHRGIVHSLLFAAMYGVLSYALVKYGLGMATGGALFVGFAAFCGYTLHLILDGAVSLV; this is translated from the coding sequence ATGCCGAACTACGACGCCCACGTCCTGAGCGGGATAGTCTCCTATCCGCTCGCCGTTTTCCTCGCGTTCGCCCTCAGGGACCACTTAGGAGTTCCCTTCGTCCTCAGCACGACGGCGATGCTGGTGGGTTACGCGCTCTACGTCCTGGGGGCTGATCTGCCCGATATGGACCATCCCAACGCCCTGATACACAGGGGAACGAAGCCGATAGTGGCCGTGGCAACGGGGAGCGCGGTCTTCGTTCGGGCTCTCGGCTCCGTGAACCTCGGAAGCGAGTCCCTCAACGTTACCGCCGCGTGGGGGATGGCGGTGCTCGCCGCGGTGATAGCCTGGTACGGCTTCACCGCGATAATGCCAAAGCACAGGGGCATCGTCCACTCCCTCCTCTTCGCGGCGATGTACGGGGTTCTCAGTTACGCCCTTGTGAAGTATGGCCTGGGCATGGCGACGGGCGGGGCCCTCTTCGTTGGCTTCGCGGCTTTCTGCGGCTACACACTGCACCTGATACTCGACGGGGCGGTTTCCCTCGTGTGA
- the trxB gene encoding thioredoxin-disulfide reductase has translation MFSLGGFSRGGEYENKTWDVLIIGAGPAGFTAAIYAARFGLETIIISKDLGGNMALTDTIENYPGFLRISGAELTNRMHEQVKNLGVDVIFDEVERIDPTECAYYEGPCKFAVKTRNGKEYRARTIIIAVGAAPRKLHVPGEEKLTGRGVSYCATCDGPLFKGKKVIVVGGGNTALQEALYLKEIGVDVTLVHRRDKFRADKILQDRFRASGIPTILNTVVTEIIGEEKVEAVKLKNRVTGEERVMEIDGVFIFIGYEPKTDFVRHLGITDEYGYIPVDMGMRTKVKGIFAAGDITNVFKQIAVAVGQGAIAANSAKELLDEWNSKLVE, from the coding sequence ATGTTCAGCCTTGGAGGATTCTCACGCGGGGGTGAATACGAGAACAAAACCTGGGACGTGCTCATCATAGGCGCCGGGCCGGCCGGCTTCACGGCGGCGATATACGCGGCGCGCTTCGGGCTGGAGACCATCATCATCAGCAAGGACCTCGGTGGGAACATGGCCCTGACCGACACCATAGAGAACTACCCGGGCTTCCTCAGGATAAGCGGTGCGGAGCTGACCAACAGGATGCACGAACAGGTCAAGAACCTCGGCGTCGACGTTATCTTCGACGAGGTGGAGAGGATAGACCCGACCGAGTGCGCCTACTACGAGGGGCCCTGCAAGTTCGCCGTCAAAACAAGGAACGGCAAGGAGTACAGGGCCAGGACGATAATCATAGCCGTCGGTGCCGCCCCGAGAAAGCTCCACGTTCCGGGTGAGGAGAAGCTTACTGGGAGGGGCGTTAGCTACTGCGCGACCTGTGACGGCCCGCTCTTCAAGGGTAAGAAGGTCATCGTCGTCGGCGGCGGAAACACGGCCCTCCAGGAGGCCCTTTACCTGAAGGAGATAGGGGTCGACGTCACCCTCGTCCACAGGCGCGACAAGTTCAGGGCCGATAAGATACTCCAGGACCGCTTCAGGGCCAGCGGCATTCCCACGATACTCAACACCGTCGTGACGGAGATAATCGGGGAGGAGAAGGTCGAGGCGGTTAAACTGAAGAACCGCGTCACCGGCGAGGAGAGGGTCATGGAGATCGACGGCGTCTTCATCTTCATAGGCTACGAGCCGAAGACGGACTTCGTCAGGCACCTCGGCATCACGGACGAGTACGGCTACATCCCCGTGGACATGGGCATGCGCACCAAGGTGAAAGGCATCTTCGCCGCGGGGGACATAACCAACGTCTTCAAGCAGATAGCGGTGGCCGTGGGCCAGGGGGCGATAGCGGCCAACTCCGCCAAGGAGCTCCTGGACGAGTGGAACTCAAAGCTCGTGGAGTGA
- a CDS encoding ATPase, with translation METGGLKLYPHQSYEVYGLSRNPFEQLASEGISDVESIHVYQEVDMRLQMITSEVIGNRSSIALSIVGPLGMGKTQRLKTIAKVIEENRGKAIYVKVDTNDILKLTRDIFYALKPPKSRTNIFLENLSRKLGFIDRLEKMLSDRNEYKSREVAELLTEQMGKYPYCALLLDELENMGSANEREKIQFFEMLRHFISNMPQGCVVAFACVPEAYEEYAKIFPAFFMRLHYEFKLRPMSIDEAYELVKKRLNRVRIRDTDDPLYPFTEEAVKLIHELGKGNPRQILRLLHYVLSEAAKHKFDPIDDYVVTTILEEPKSLEEYLTRIPKEYRDLVETIVFEFNGGPVSYIQVAKAVKRPGIQVYDQLNELIRLGFLVGDPKGNYKVPEYVRKFLEEGQAEGEE, from the coding sequence ATGGAAACGGGTGGCCTTAAGCTTTATCCCCATCAATCATACGAGGTCTACGGCCTCTCCCGAAACCCCTTCGAACAGCTCGCGAGCGAGGGAATAAGCGATGTTGAGAGCATCCACGTCTACCAGGAGGTCGATATGCGCCTCCAGATGATAACGTCGGAGGTCATAGGCAACAGGAGCTCGATAGCGCTGAGCATCGTCGGCCCCCTCGGGATGGGGAAGACGCAGAGGCTCAAGACGATTGCCAAGGTCATAGAGGAGAACCGCGGGAAGGCCATATACGTGAAGGTGGACACAAACGACATCCTGAAGCTGACGAGGGACATCTTCTACGCGCTGAAGCCCCCGAAGAGCAGGACGAACATATTCCTCGAGAACCTCTCCAGGAAGCTCGGCTTCATAGACCGCCTCGAGAAGATGCTGAGCGATCGGAACGAGTACAAGAGCAGGGAGGTGGCGGAACTCCTGACGGAGCAGATGGGGAAGTACCCCTACTGCGCCCTTCTCCTCGACGAGCTTGAGAACATGGGGAGCGCGAACGAGAGGGAGAAGATACAGTTCTTCGAGATGCTCAGGCATTTCATCAGCAACATGCCCCAGGGCTGCGTCGTGGCCTTCGCCTGCGTCCCCGAGGCCTACGAGGAGTACGCGAAGATCTTCCCGGCCTTCTTCATGCGCCTCCACTACGAGTTCAAGCTCAGGCCGATGAGCATCGATGAAGCCTACGAGCTCGTCAAAAAGAGGCTCAACAGGGTGAGGATACGGGACACCGACGACCCGCTCTACCCGTTCACGGAGGAGGCGGTGAAGCTCATCCACGAGCTCGGGAAGGGGAACCCGAGGCAGATCCTGAGGCTCCTCCACTACGTTCTCAGCGAGGCCGCGAAGCACAAGTTCGACCCAATCGACGACTACGTCGTCACGACCATCCTCGAGGAGCCGAAGAGCCTCGAGGAATACTTAACGAGGATCCCGAAGGAGTACAGGGACCTCGTCGAAACCATAGTCTTCGAGTTCAACGGCGGGCCCGTGAGCTACATCCAGGTGGCCAAGGCCGTCAAGAGGCCAGGGATACAGGTCTACGACCAGCTGAACGAGCTGATAAGACTTGGCTTCCTCGTCGGGGACCCCAAGGGCAACTACAAGGTCCCGGAGTACGTGAGGAAGTTCCTCGAAGAGGGGCAGGCTGAGGGCGAGGAGTGA
- a CDS encoding THUMP domain-containing protein, translating to MTILLVTAPHNREGDAILELEWALERVKVKGTDWRGVLLAETPLPKDEALERLRNFETQAIQRVVPLERLVPAKREEVEKAVLELAERIRGTFAVRVKVRGSKRLSGRELEVNLGSLIVERYGLKVNLGDPDYTVLVEVLGKKAGIGLARRGEVLRFEVRE from the coding sequence ATGACGATTCTCCTCGTGACGGCCCCCCACAACAGGGAGGGTGATGCGATACTCGAACTCGAGTGGGCGCTGGAGAGAGTCAAGGTTAAGGGAACGGACTGGAGGGGCGTCCTCCTCGCTGAGACTCCCCTTCCTAAGGATGAGGCCCTCGAAAGGCTGAGGAACTTCGAGACGCAGGCCATTCAGCGCGTCGTCCCCCTGGAGAGGCTCGTTCCGGCGAAGCGCGAGGAGGTTGAGAAAGCTGTTCTTGAGCTCGCGGAACGAATCCGGGGAACCTTCGCGGTTAGAGTGAAGGTGAGGGGCAGTAAAAGGCTCTCAGGGAGGGAGCTGGAGGTGAACCTCGGTTCCCTGATAGTGGAGCGGTACGGCCTGAAGGTCAACCTGGGCGACCCGGATTACACAGTTCTCGTGGAGGTCCTCGGAAAGAAGGCCGGAATAGGGCTCGCGCGGAGGGGTGAGGTGCTTCGGTTTGAGGTGAGGGAGTGA
- a CDS encoding CGP-CTERM-anchored Cys-rich protein, with product MKRLVAFLILLMFTLTPLVRACITPGDYYAVGVALNRPGITYNLSRLMEAHNVISEGNALIYRSHYDERLYVLVWNASDGLHVRVGIPINWTNSSVLRASFNASLILTGDVLEKLRSEGWETVDNTTFTRDGVTVNLIPVEETECSSDSDCATGGCNGEVCAPKEEAGKIVTPCVYKSWYSCLSLSTCGCVNGTCTWKPNPDFKACLKEHGVDPSSVIRAGRTAVYVTAVEKTPEEAEASVEEFMHAFGVSCNMSIKFEKHTDKVPAPLVDPRTLKASKAIKTELEWLREWGVIEISKEDVEEIAGIARWGYAGQNSHIGWYETKNGTFSWIPYHESRNPRLVKCSSIGVPTYRLPNGTAYFAPSSPTASTTTTVPSSSSSSPPEEGGGICGPAFSVVLILLVPLFRKR from the coding sequence ATGAAACGACTGGTGGCCTTCCTCATCCTCCTTATGTTTACCCTAACGCCCCTCGTGAGGGCCTGCATAACACCGGGTGATTACTACGCCGTTGGTGTGGCTCTGAACAGGCCGGGGATCACCTACAACCTCTCGCGCCTGATGGAGGCGCACAACGTTATCTCGGAGGGAAATGCTCTGATCTACCGCTCCCACTACGACGAACGGCTCTACGTCCTCGTCTGGAACGCCAGCGATGGGCTTCACGTCCGGGTGGGGATACCGATTAACTGGACGAACTCCTCCGTTTTGAGGGCCTCCTTCAACGCCTCCCTCATCCTGACCGGGGACGTTCTCGAAAAGCTCCGCTCAGAGGGATGGGAAACCGTTGACAACACCACTTTTACGAGGGATGGAGTCACCGTGAACCTGATTCCAGTGGAAGAGACCGAATGCTCCTCGGATTCCGACTGTGCAACCGGTGGATGCAACGGTGAGGTGTGCGCCCCGAAGGAGGAAGCCGGGAAGATCGTGACACCCTGCGTTTACAAATCCTGGTACAGCTGCCTCTCCCTGAGTACCTGCGGCTGTGTGAACGGCACCTGCACCTGGAAGCCCAATCCGGACTTCAAGGCATGTCTCAAAGAGCACGGCGTTGATCCCTCAAGTGTCATCCGTGCCGGGAGGACGGCGGTTTACGTAACGGCGGTTGAAAAAACACCGGAAGAGGCCGAAGCGTCGGTCGAGGAGTTCATGCATGCCTTCGGCGTTTCCTGCAACATGTCGATAAAGTTTGAGAAGCACACGGATAAAGTCCCCGCTCCCCTCGTCGATCCCAGAACTCTGAAAGCATCCAAAGCGATAAAAACCGAGCTCGAGTGGCTGAGGGAATGGGGGGTAATAGAGATAAGCAAGGAGGACGTCGAAGAGATCGCGGGGATCGCCAGGTGGGGCTATGCAGGCCAGAACTCCCACATCGGCTGGTATGAAACGAAGAACGGGACGTTTTCGTGGATTCCATATCACGAGAGCAGGAACCCCCGGCTGGTGAAGTGCTCCTCAATAGGCGTTCCAACGTACAGGCTCCCAAACGGAACGGCGTACTTCGCCCCGTCGAGCCCCACAGCTTCCACAACGACCACCGTTCCATCCTCGAGCTCCAGCTCACCCCCTGAGGAGGGAGGTGGGATATGCGGACCGGCCTTCTCGGTAGTGCTGATACTGCTCGTCCCCCTCTTCAGGAAGAGATGA
- a CDS encoding ECF transporter S component produces MVDLTEVLKPYGGYVLAGAVIVFIAYVWAKRREYKAPSTIAVSAILAALVAVVTNFIKVPTPATGGYINIGDTMVMFSAMVFGPVVGVFAGGVGSALGDILGGYAGWAPITLVVKGLEGLAIGYIARNSDDVSTLVIAGIIGGLIMVSGYFAFEAYMFGVPAALEEVPGNTVQAITGIIVGVGLATVIKKRYPEVVDLI; encoded by the coding sequence ATGGTGGACCTGACAGAGGTACTCAAACCGTACGGTGGCTACGTCCTCGCGGGGGCCGTGATAGTTTTCATAGCTTACGTCTGGGCAAAGAGGAGGGAGTACAAGGCACCTTCAACCATAGCGGTTTCGGCGATACTCGCGGCCCTGGTCGCGGTGGTTACGAACTTCATAAAGGTGCCGACACCGGCCACCGGGGGTTACATAAACATCGGGGATACGATGGTCATGTTCTCCGCCATGGTCTTTGGCCCCGTGGTCGGCGTCTTCGCGGGCGGCGTCGGTTCGGCCCTCGGCGATATCCTGGGCGGTTACGCCGGGTGGGCACCGATAACCCTCGTCGTTAAGGGGCTTGAGGGGCTGGCCATAGGGTACATAGCCAGAAACAGCGATGACGTTTCAACACTCGTCATAGCCGGAATCATCGGCGGGCTAATAATGGTGTCCGGCTACTTCGCCTTCGAGGCCTACATGTTCGGCGTTCCAGCCGCCCTCGAAGAGGTCCCAGGAAACACCGTTCAGGCCATAACGGGGATAATAGTCGGGGTGGGCCTGGCGACGGTAATAAAGAAGAGGTACCCCGAGGTTGTGGACCTCATCTAA
- a CDS encoding ornithine aminotransferase: MVVRPNVKELPGPKAKEVIERNFETLAYTTQDPETLPIVIDRGEGILVHDVDGNTFYDFGSGVGVLNVGHAHPRVVEAIKRQAEKFTHFALNDFFYENAVILAGKLAELTPGDFQKKVVYGNSGAEANEAMMKLVKYGTGRKRFIAFYHAFHGRTQAVLSLTASKWVQQDRFFPTMPGVEHVPYPNPYRNPWHIDGYDEPDELINRVLEFIEEYVFRHVPPEEVGAIVFEPIQGEGGYVVPPKNFFKELKKLADNYGILLADDEVQMGVGRTGRFWAIEHFGVAPDTIQFGKAIGGGIPLAGVVHRADIAFDKPGRHASTFGGNAVAIAAALEVVEIVKELLPHVREVGDYLHGYLEEFREKYEVIGDARGLGLAQAVEIVRNKDTKEKNPKLRDAIVKEAVRRGLILLGCGDNSIRFIPPLTIEKEQIDVAMGIFEEALRAALG; this comes from the coding sequence ATGGTGGTCAGACCGAACGTTAAAGAGCTCCCCGGACCGAAGGCCAAGGAGGTCATCGAGAGGAACTTCGAGACCCTTGCGTACACGACGCAGGATCCAGAGACCCTTCCGATAGTCATCGACCGCGGTGAAGGCATACTCGTCCACGACGTCGATGGAAACACCTTCTACGACTTCGGGAGCGGCGTCGGCGTGCTGAACGTTGGCCACGCCCACCCGCGCGTCGTAGAGGCCATAAAGAGGCAGGCGGAGAAGTTCACCCACTTCGCGCTCAACGACTTCTTCTACGAGAACGCGGTTATCCTCGCAGGCAAACTCGCCGAGCTCACCCCGGGCGACTTCCAGAAGAAGGTCGTTTACGGCAACAGCGGGGCAGAGGCAAACGAGGCCATGATGAAGCTCGTCAAGTACGGGACGGGCAGGAAGAGGTTCATAGCCTTCTACCACGCGTTCCACGGCAGGACGCAGGCCGTTCTTAGCCTGACAGCCAGCAAATGGGTCCAGCAGGACCGCTTCTTCCCGACCATGCCGGGAGTTGAGCACGTCCCCTACCCGAACCCCTACAGGAACCCCTGGCACATAGACGGCTACGACGAGCCGGACGAGCTCATAAACAGGGTCCTCGAGTTCATCGAGGAGTACGTCTTCAGACACGTCCCGCCGGAGGAAGTGGGCGCGATAGTCTTCGAGCCGATACAGGGAGAAGGCGGATACGTCGTCCCGCCGAAGAACTTCTTCAAGGAACTGAAGAAGCTCGCCGATAACTACGGGATCCTCCTGGCGGACGACGAGGTTCAGATGGGCGTCGGAAGGACCGGGAGGTTCTGGGCCATCGAGCACTTCGGGGTTGCACCGGACACCATCCAGTTCGGCAAGGCCATAGGCGGCGGGATACCGCTCGCAGGCGTCGTCCACAGGGCGGACATAGCCTTCGACAAGCCGGGCAGGCACGCCTCGACCTTCGGTGGCAACGCGGTGGCGATAGCCGCTGCACTGGAGGTCGTCGAGATAGTCAAGGAGCTCCTCCCGCACGTCCGGGAGGTCGGCGACTACCTCCACGGGTACCTCGAGGAGTTCAGGGAGAAGTACGAGGTCATCGGCGACGCGAGGGGTCTCGGACTGGCCCAGGCGGTTGAGATAGTCAGGAACAAGGACACGAAGGAGAAGAACCCCAAGCTCAGGGACGCCATCGTCAAGGAGGCCGTCAGGAGGGGCCTCATACTCCTCGGCTGCGGCGACAACAGCATACGCTTCATACCGCCGCTGACCATCGAGAAGGAGCAGATAGACGTCGCCATGGGGATATTCGAGGAGGCCCTCAGGGCCGCCCTCGGTTGA
- the deoC gene encoding deoxyribose-phosphate aldolase — translation MGDHIDIAKYIDHTNLKPYATAEDVVKLCEEAKEYGFYAVCVNPYRVKLAKETLMGSGVKVASVIGFPLGATPTEVKVFEAKRALDDGADELDMVLNIGALKDKDYEYVKRDIAEVVKVAHERGALVKVIIETCYLTEEEKVKACELAKEAGADFVKTSTGFGSGGATVEDVKLMRKVVGEEMGVKAAGGIRTYEQALAMIEAGATRIGTSSGVKIVEGAKNARG, via the coding sequence ATGGGTGATCACATCGATATCGCTAAATACATTGACCATACGAATCTCAAACCTTACGCCACCGCTGAGGACGTAGTCAAGCTCTGCGAGGAGGCCAAAGAGTACGGTTTCTACGCCGTCTGTGTGAACCCGTACAGGGTGAAGCTGGCGAAGGAGACCCTCATGGGTTCCGGCGTTAAGGTCGCGTCCGTCATAGGCTTCCCGCTCGGCGCAACTCCAACCGAGGTAAAGGTCTTCGAGGCGAAGAGGGCTTTAGATGACGGCGCCGACGAGCTGGACATGGTCCTCAACATAGGAGCCCTGAAGGATAAGGACTACGAGTACGTCAAAAGGGACATAGCGGAGGTCGTTAAGGTCGCCCACGAGCGGGGGGCCTTAGTCAAGGTGATAATCGAGACCTGCTACCTCACCGAGGAGGAAAAGGTGAAGGCCTGCGAGCTGGCGAAGGAGGCGGGGGCCGACTTCGTGAAGACCTCGACGGGCTTCGGAAGCGGGGGCGCCACCGTCGAGGACGTCAAACTGATGAGGAAGGTCGTAGGCGAGGAGATGGGCGTCAAGGCCGCCGGCGGGATAAGAACCTACGAGCAGGCGCTGGCCATGATAGAGGCCGGGGCAACAAGGATAGGAACGTCGAGCGGTGTAAAAATCGTGGAGGGGGCGAAGAATGCGCGGGGTTGA
- a CDS encoding family 4B encapsulin nanocompartment shell protein: protein MRGVEEVRDILEKAITELKEEGLEPDILLVGPRFIEHSVEVLRNCSLRIYKIEELGYDAVVADSKYLGQMKRASRRISVEPLLEETDMWEELEKLKV, encoded by the coding sequence ATGCGCGGGGTTGAGGAGGTAAGGGACATCCTCGAGAAGGCCATAACTGAGTTAAAGGAGGAGGGCCTTGAGCCCGATATTCTCCTCGTGGGCCCGCGGTTCATTGAGCATTCCGTTGAAGTTCTCAGGAACTGCAGTCTCAGAATATACAAAATCGAAGAACTCGGCTACGATGCCGTCGTTGCGGATTCGAAGTACCTCGGTCAGATGAAGAGGGCCTCGAGAAGGATCTCCGTGGAGCCCCTGCTCGAGGAGACGGATATGTGGGAAGAACTGGAAAAGCTGAAGGTTTAG